CAGAAGCTCAAGCTGCGGGTGAACGGCGAACTGGTCGACGCCCCCGCCGCCGAGCCCGAGCCGGTGCCGGCCGCCGCCCGGACCTCGCACGGCAAGGTGTGGGCCGCCGGGCTCGCCGCCTCCCTGGTCCTGGCCGGGTTCGTCAGCTTCTACGCCTCCGCCGACCCCGACGGCCTGGAGAAGGTCGCCGCCGACCACGGCATCGACAAGAAGGCCGAGGACCACGCGGTGGCCGACTCCCCGCTCGCCGACTACGGCGTGAAGGACGTCGAGGACGCCCGCCTGTCCGGGGGGCTCGCGGGGGTCATCGGCGTCGGCGTGACGGTCGTCGCGGGCAGCGCGGTGTTCTGGGCGGTGCGCCGGCGCCGCACGGACGACGTCTCCCCGTCGGAGACGGCGAGCACGACCGGCGCCACCAGCACGACCAGCACCACGAGCGTCTGACATGGGTGCGGGGCACGCGCACAAGCTGTACCGGCACGGGCACTCGCCCGTGCACGGGCTGCCGCCGCACACCAAGCTCGCCGCCGTGTTCGCCTTCGTGGTCGTCGTGGTGTCGACGCCGCGCGAGGCGATGTGGGCGTTCGGGCTGTACGCCGTGCTGCTGGGCGTCGTCGCGGCCGTCGCGCGCGTGCCCGCCGGGTTCCTGCTGCGGCGGCTGCTGATCGAGGTGCCGTTCGTGGCGTTCGCGGTGCTGATGCCGTTCGTGGCGGAGGGCGAGCGGGTCGAGGTCCTCGGGCTGTCCCTGAGCGTGAACGGCCTGTGGGGCGCCTGGAACGTGCTGGCCAAGGGCACGCTCGGCGTCGCCGCCTCCGTACTCCTCGCCGCCACCACCGAACTGCGCGAACTGCTCCTCGGCCTCCAGCGGCTGAAGCTCCCGCCGCTGCTCGTGCAGATCGCGTCCTTCATGATCCGCTACGGCGATGTCATCACGGACGAGATGCGGCGCATGCGGATCGCCCGGGAGTCACGCGGCTTCGAGGCGAAGGGCGTGCGCCACTGGGGCGTGCTGGCCAAGTCCGCGGGCGCGCTGTTCATCCGCTCCTACGAGCGCGGGGAGCGGGTGCACCTGGCCATGGTCAGCCGTGGCTACGCCGGTTCCATGCCGGTGATCGACGAGGTGACCGCGTCCCGGGCGCAGTGGTCGTACGCCCTCGCCCTGCCCTGCGCCGCCCTCCTCGTCTGTCTGCTGGGATGGACCCTGTGACTGCTTCCCTCGAGGTCTCCGGCCTCGCCTTCGCCTACCCCGACGGGCACCAGGCCCTCTTCGGTGTCGACTTCTCCATCGCGCGCGGCGAGCGGGTCGCGCTGCTCGGGCCGAACGGCGCCGGCAAGACGACCCTCGTGCTGCACCTCAACGGCATCCTGACCGGCGGCACCGGCACGGTGAAGGTCGCCGGGCTGCCCGTCGGCAGGCAGCACATGGCGGAGATCCGGCGCCGGGTCGGCATCGTCTTCCAGGACCCGGACGACCAGCTCTTCATGCCGACGGTCCGGGAGGACGTGGCGTTCGGGCCGGCGGCGGCCGGGCTGAAGGGGCCGGAGCTGGAGGAGCGCGTCGACCGGGCGCTGGCGCGGGTGGGCATGGCGGAGTTCAAGGACCGCCCGCCGCACCACCTCTCCTTCGGCCAGCGCCGCCGGGTGGCCGTCGCGACCGTGCTCGCCATGGAGCCGGAGATCCTCGTCCTGGACGAGCCCTCCTCCAACCTGGACCCCGCCTCCCGCCGCGAACTGGCGGACATCCTGCGCTCCCTGGACGTGACCGTGCTGATGGTCACGCACGACCTGCCCTACGCGCTGGAGCTGTGCCCGCGCTCCCTGGTCCTCAGCGAGGGCGTGATCGCCGCGGACGGCCCGACCGCCGAGCTGCTGTCCGACGAGGAGCTGATGCGGGCCCACCGCCTGGAGCTGCCGTTCGGTTTCGATCCGCGTTCCGTGCCGGCCGCCGGGGCCCGTCCGTGACAATGGGCGCGTGACGAACGAGGAGAGCGACGGTCCGCTGCTGCTGGACCAGCAGCTGTGCTTCGCGCTGTACGCCGCCCAGCGCGCGGTGACGGCCGCCTACCGTCCGCTTCTCGACGACCTCGGCCTCACCTACCCGCAGTACCTCGCCCTGCTGGTCCTCTGGGAGCGCGGTGAGACCACGGTCAAGGAACTGGCCGCGGCCCTGCGCCTCGACTACGGCACGGTCTCGCCGCTGCTGAAGCGGCTGGAGGCGGCGGGTCTGCTGCGGCGGGAGCGGTCCGCGCGGGACGAGCGGTCGGTGCTCGTGGCCGTGACCGGGCGCGGTGAGGAGCTCCGGGAGCGCGCGGGGCGGCTGCCCGGGGCCCTGCTGGCGGCGACCGGGCTCGACGAACCGGAGGCGGTACGGCTCCGGGAGGAGCTGTGGCGGCTGGCGGACCGGGCCGGATCGGCGGCGGACCAGGCCGCGTCGGCGGCGGACCAGGCCCGCTGATCTCGGGTTACCCCCGGTTGCTACCCCCTGGTAACAGCGACCTGATTACTGGTCAGTACCTTGTGCACGATGTATTTGCGCGCCTCTGTTCCCGGGGAAGGCCCACCATGACCGACGGCACCGCTGTCGCCACCCACGACACCCGTCCCACGAAGATCATGTACGTCGCCGAGGCCACCGCCCACGGCGGCCGCGAAGGCTATGTCACCAGCCAGGACGGACAGCTCGACCTCAAGGTCGCGATGCCCCCGCAACTCGGCGGCGACGGCAACGGCACCAACCCCGAACAGCTCTTCGCGGCCGGCTACAGCTCCTGCTTCCACAACGCCCTGATCATGGTCGGCAACCGCGAGGGCTACGACCTCACCGGCTCCACGGTCTCCGCGAAGGTCGGCATCGGCCCCAACCAGCAGCGCGGCTACGGCCTCGCGGTCGCCCTCAGCGTCTCCCTCCCGGTCGTCGACCCCGACCTCGCGACCCGGCTGGTGGACGCCGCCCACGAGGTCTGCCCGTACTCCAACGCGACCCGCGGGAACATCGACGTGACGATCCTGCTTGGGTGAAGAGGAGCGAGTCGGCGAGACCAGGAGGGGTACGGACGTGGACGTGCACGGCACAGTGGCCGAGGGCTTCGAGCCGGTGAGGGACGCGTTCGTGAAGAACTTCGCCACGCTCGGGGAGCGGGGCGCGGCCGTCGCCGTCTACCGGGACGGACAGCGGGTCGTCGACCTGTGGGCCGGCACGAAGGACGTCGACGGCACGGCCCCCTGGGAACGCGGCACCGCCCAGGTCGTGCGCTCGGCGACGAAGGGGGTCGCCGCCGCCGTCCTCCTGCTGCTGCACCAGCGCGGACAGCTGGACCTGGACGCGCCGGTGGGCCACTACTGGCCGGAGTTCAAGGCGCGGGGCAAGGAGCGGGTGCTGGTCCGGCACGTGCTCAACCACCGGGCCGGGCTGCCGGTCCTGGACCGGTCCCTCACCCCCGAGCAAGCCCTCGACCCGAGGCGCGGCCCGGAGGCCGTGGCCGCGCAGGCTCCGGCCTGGGAGCCCGGCACCGACCACGGCTACCACGCGCTGACGTACGGCTGGCTGGTCGACGAACTGGTCCGGCGCACCACCGGGCAGGGCACCGGCGAGTGGCTCGCGGCGCAGCTCACCGGCCCGCTGGGCCTGGACCTCTGGCTCGGGCTGCCCGAGGCCGAGGCCGGCCGGGTCGGGCGGGTGGGCCGCGTCGAGGGGCCCGAGCCGACCGGGGCCCTGCGCGCCCGCCCCAAGCGCTCGGTCACCGAGGCCTACCAGGACCCGGCCTCGCTCACCCGCCGGGCCTTCGCCGCGATCACCCCGTTCCCGGAGCAGAACGACCCGGCGTACCGTGCCGCGGCCCTGCCCGCGACCAACGCCATCGCCACGGCCGACGGACTGGCCCGCTTCTACGCGACGCTGATCGGCGACACGGCCGGTGCCGCCCGCCTCCTCACGCCGGAGACGGTGGAGCTGGCCCGGGCCGAGGAGTCGGCGGGCCCCGACCGGGTCCTGGTGGTCGGCACCCGCTTCGGCCTCGGCTACATGCTGCACGGCAGCGCCTCGCCGCTGCTGACCCCGGGCTCCTTCGGCCACCCGGGCCGCGGCGGCGCCCTCGGCTTCGCCGACCCGGAGACCGGCATCGCCTTCGGCTACGTCACCAACGGCTTCCGCAGGACGGTGACGGCGGACCCACGGGCGCAGGGGCTGGTCCGGGCGGTGCGCGGCGTACTCGGCCTCTGAACGCCGGACCTCTGGACACCGAGCCCCGGGACGCCGGACCTCTAGACGTGGATCGGGTGGGAGGTCCGCCCGGACGCCTGGTCGATCTCCTCGTGCGCCTTGGTCAGCAGCCGCATGGCGAGTTCGTTGAGCGCCCGGGCCCCGGCGATCTCCTCCCCGACCCTGGGCTGATTGACGTCGGACCGGTGCCGGCTCGCGTGCCCGTGCGCCCGTACCTCGGTGCCGTCGGGCAGACGGACCAGCGCGGCCGCCCGGGTGTGCTGGTCGTCCTCCATGAACTCCAGCTCGACGTGCCATCCCATTGTGGTGTGCATCATGACGATCACCTCCGGAACACCTAGTTCCAGGGTGCTCCTCGCACTGGTCGTCCGCACCCGCCTGACGCGGCCTAACCGGCGTGCAGCATCAGCCCGATCCCGACGACGAGCAGCCCGGCCGCCGCGATCCTCGGCGCCCCGAACCGCTCCTTGAAGAACACGGCCCCGATCGCCGCGCCCACGATGATGGACGACTCGCGCAGGGCGGCGATGGGCGCCAGCTCGGCCCTGGTCTGTGTCCACAGGACGAGGGCGTAGGCGGCGACGGAGAGCGCGGCGCCGAGCAGTCCGATCGCGGCGAACGGCCGCAGGGTCACCGCGGTCCGCCCGCGCCACCGCCACACGGCATAGGCCGGCACGGCCGTCCCCTGCACGGCCATCAGCCAGGCGATGTACCCGAGGGACGACCCGGAGGCGCGCACGCCCAGCCCGTCGACGACGGTGTACGCCGCTATCGTCAGCCCGGTCGCCAGGGCCGCCCCGATCGCCGCCCAGTCGGGCCGGTGCCCGCGCAGGCCCCACAGGGCGACGCCGGTCAGGCCCGCGCAGGACACGGCGATGCCGGCGGCGGCCCAGCCGTCGGGCACCTCGTGTGCGAAGAGCGCGGCGAGCAGGGTCACGACGAGGGGCGCGGTGCCGCGCGCGATGGGGTAGGCCTGCCCGAAGTCCCCCAGCCGGAAGGACTTCATCAGCAGCGCGTAGTACACGATGTGGATGGCGGCTGAGCCCAGCAGGTACGGCCACGCCCCGGCCGCCGGGAACGCCACGAACGGCGCCAGGGCCAGCCCGATGACGAGCCCTCCGCCCGAGATCAGCGCGAAGCCGGCGAGCTTGTCGGTGATCTTGTGGGCGATGGCGTTCCAGCTGGCGTGGGTGACGGCGGCGAGCAGGACGGCGGTGGTGACCAGCGGCGTCACGGGGTGTGCTCGCGCACGTCCACGAGCGTGCCGCCGGCGTGGCCGACGAGGTCCCGCGGCGCCATCGGGAAGACGGTGTACGGCGTCCCGGCGGCGGCCCAGACGGTGTCGTGCGCGAGGAGGGAGCGGTCGGCGAGCACCCGGGTCCTGGTCCGGTGCCCGAAGGGGGGCACGCCGCCGATGGCGTACCCGGTGGTCTCCCGCACCACATCGGCCCTGGGCCGGGTGACCTTCTCCGCCCCGAGTTCCTTCCGCACGAGCTCGACGTCCACGCGGGAGGCCCCGTCCATGAGCACCAGCACCGGCACCCCGTCCGCCGCGAAGATCAGCGACTTGCAGATCTGGCTCAGCTCGCACCCGAGCGCGGCGGCGGCCTCGGCGGCGGTGCGGGTGACCTCCGGGAACCGGCGGACCTGACCGACCAGTCCCTCCAGCCCGAGACCCCGCAGGGCCTCGACGAAGTGGGGGTGTGCTCCGGAGTTCTCGGCGTCGGTGGCGGCTGTCGTCGTCATGGAGGGCACGGTAGCGGTGGGTGTATGGGGCATGCGAGTGGGTTGTCGGGGCTCCGGGACGGCGAGAGGCCGGTGAGGGTCCCCGTCCCCACGGAGCCCTCACCGGCCGGTCCCTCGGTGTGCCGTCAGGCGTGGACGAGCTTCCTGTCCTCGTCGTCGGCCGTGCGCAGGCCCTCGCCCTCCACGTCCACGTTGGGCAGGACGCGGTCGAGCCACCTGGGCAGCCACCAGGCCCTGCGGCCGAGGAGGGCCAGGACGGCCGGGACGATCGCCATGCGGACGACGAACGCGTCGAAGAAGACCGCGATGGCGAGGCCGAAGCCGATCATCTTGACCATCGACTCGGACGAGCCGATGAAGCCGGCGAAGACGGCCATCATGATGACCGCGGCGGCGGTCACGACCCGCGCGCCGTGCCGGAAGCCGGTGACCACGGCCTGGGCGGGCTTCTCGCCGTGGACGTAGGCCTCCCGCATCCGGGTCACGAGGAACACCTCGTAGTCCATGGCCAGACCGAAGACCACGCCGACCATGAAGATCGGCATCATCGACATGACCGGGCCCGTCTGCTCGACGCCCATGAGGTCCGACAGCCAGCCCCACTGGAACACCGCGACGACCGCGCCGAGCGCCGCCAGCACCGACAGCAGGAAGCCGAGGGCCGCCTTCAGCGGGACCAGGATCGAGCGGAAGACCACGATCAGCAGCAGGAAGGCCAGTCCGACCACGAGGACCAGATACGGCACCAGCGCGTCGTTGAGCTTCTCGCTGACGTCGATGTTCATCGCCGTGCTGCCGGTGACCAGGACGTTCGCGTCCGTGTCGGCCTTGATGCCGGCTCCGGTGTCCCGGATGCCGTGCACCAGGTTCTCCGTCGTGACGGAGGACGGCTTGGAGCCGGGGATGACGGTGATGGTGGCGGTGTCGCCGGCCTTGTTGGGCCGCGGCGGCGTCACCGTCACGACGTCCTTCAGACCCTTGATCTCGTCGCCGGTCGCGGTGAAGGCCGCCTTCGGGTCGTCGCTGCCCTTGGCGTCGACCACGACCATCAGCGGGCCGTTGAAGCCGGGGCCGAAGCCCTCGGACAGCAGGTCGTAGGCGCGGCGCTGCGTGGTGGAGGTGGGCTGGGAGCCGTCGTCGGGCAGGCCCAGTTCCAGGGACGCCGCCGGGACGGCCGCCGCGCCGAGGCCGACGACGCCGAGCAGCAGGACCGCGATCGGCCGGCGGACGACGAAGCTCGCCCAGCGGGTGCCGAGGTTGGGCTTGGCCGGCTTGGCCTGCGCCTTCGCCCGGCCGAGCAGCTTGCCCTTCTCCCCCGCCGGCTTCACCATGCGGCCCGCGTAGCCGAGCAGCGCCGGGATCATGGTCAGGGCGATCAGCACCGCGATGGCGACCGTGCCCGCCGCGGCGATGCCCATCTTCGTCAGCATCGGGATGTTGACGACGGCCAGGCCCACCAGGGCGATCACCACGGTCAGTCCGGCGAAGACGACCGCGGAGCCGGCCGTGCCGACGGCCCGGCCGACCGCCTCCTCGCGGTCGCGGCCCTCGGCCAGTTCGGCGCGGTAGCGGGAGACGATGAACAGGGCGTAGTCGATGCCGACCGCCAGGCCGATCATCATCGCCAGCGTCGAGGTGGTCGAGCCGAGGTCGAGGGTGCCGGCCAGGGCCGTGATCGAGGAGACGCCGATGCCCACGCCGATCAGGGCCGTCAGCAGCGGCAGCCCGGCCGCGACCAGCGAGCCGAAGGTGATGACGAGCACGACCGCGGCGACGGCGATGCCGATGATCTCGCTGGAGCCGGTGTGCGGGACCGCCTGGAGCGCGTCACCGCCGATCTCGACGGTCAGCCCGGTCTTCCGCGCGTCCTGCGCGGTGTCCTGCAGGGCGTCCTTGGCGGCGTCGTCCAGCTCCATGCCGGAGACCTTGTACGACACCTGCGCGTAGGCGATCGTGCCGTCCTTGCTGACGGCCTTCGCCCGGTACGGGTCGGTGACGGAGGCCACCTCGGAGCCGTCGGCCAGCTCCTTCACGGTCTCCTGCACCGTCGCCTTGTTGCCGGGGTCGGTCATCTTCTCGCCGCTCGGCGCCTTGAAGACGACGCGGGCGGTGGCGCCGTCGGCGCTCATGCCCGGGAAGCGCTGTTCCAGCAGGTCGAAGGCCTTCTGGGCCTCGGTGCCGGGGATGGAGAACGAGCTGTTGCCGGCGGCGGGGGCGCTGGCCGCGCCGACACCGGCGAGGGTCAGCAGGGCCACCCATATCAGGGCGACCAGATGGCGTCGCCGGAAGGAGATCCGGCCGAGCGTGTAGAGGAATGTGGCCACGAGGGCGTACTCCCGGTCAGGTCGTGAGGTCTTCAGGGCAGGGGTGATCAGCCCGACGACGTGAGCGGAGACGTCAGGTGGGGGCTAGCTCAGGGGACTAGCGGGTGGGGACGCCGAGGGCGGGGAGGACCACGGCGTCGATGTACGAGGTCAGGAAGGCCCGCGTCGGGGGCTTGTCGTCCAGGACCGCGCAGGTGACGAACGCGCCGAACATCATGTGCACCACGAAGTCCAGCGCCGGGCAGTCCGGACGGACCTCGCCCCGGTCGACGGCACGCCGCAGCACCCGGCGGAAGTCGGCGACCTCCGGCTCGATGATCTGTCTGCGGAACTCGCTGTGCAGGTCCGGGTTGGCGTGCATCGCCATGGCCAGGCCGCGCATCAGCGCGCTGTCCTGCTCCATCCGGGCGTCGTCCGCGCGCCCCAGGAGGGCGTGGAAGTCGCCGCGGAGCGACCCGGTGTCGATCTCGCCGAGGTCCTTGCCCGGCTTGTTGTGCCGGATGGCCTGGACGACCAGCTGCGCCTTGCCGCCCCACTGGCGGTAGAGCGTGGCCTTGCTGGACCGGGTGCGGGCGGCCACGGCGTCCATGGTGAGGGCGTCGTAGCCGACTTCGCGGAGCAGGTCGAGCACGGCCTCGTACAGCTCGGCCTCACGCTCGGGGGTGATCCGACTGCGACGCGCGGTGGCGACCTCAGCCATCTCTCTCACCTTCCTGCTCCGAACGACACGGTTTCGTACGTGACGAATGTAGCGCAGCCCCTATGAGAACGAAACCGTTTCGTACGTGTTCTGGGTCACGAGTCACCCCGGCAAACCGCTTTGTCTGAACTTGCCCCACTCCATCCCCCGGCAAAGCATGAAGACGTGACCTATCTGCGTCTGCCGCACCTCCATGACGACCTGCTGTGCTTCGTGGCCGAGGACGACCTCTGGCTCGCCCCGCTCGACGGCCCCGGCCGTGCCTGGCGGCTCACCGTCGACCGCACCAAGGCCGGCCACCCCCGTTTCTCGCCGGACGGCCGGCACCTCGCGTACACGAGCTGGCGCAGCCTGGTGCCCGAGGTCCACCTCGTTCCCGTGGACGGCGGCCCGGGCCGGCAGGTGAGCCACTGGGGCAGCGCCGACACCCGGGTCTGCGGCTGGACCCCGGACGGCGAGATCCTGGCCGTGGCCTCGCACGGCGAGCCCTTCTCCTACTTCACCTGGGCCTACAAGGTCTCCCCCGACGGCGACCCGGGCCGCAAACTGCCCTGGGGACCGGTCTCCGACATCCAGGTCGCCGACCTGGACGGCGAGCGCAGGACCCTCCTCCTCACGGGCACCCCGCCCCATGAACCGGCCGCCTGGAAGCGCTACCGGGGCGGCGCCACGGGCAGGCTGTGGCTGCACGGCGAGCGGCTGCTCGAAGGCCTGGGCGGCCATCTGCACTCCCCCCTGTTCGTCGGCGGCCGGATCGCGTTCCTCTCCGACCACGAGGGCGTCGGCAACCTCTACTCGTGCGCCTACGACGGCTCCGACCTGCGCCGCCACACCGACCACGACGCCTTCTACGCCCGGCACGCCGCCAGCGACGGCACCCGGGTGGTGTACCAGTGCGCGGGCGACCTGTGGCTGGTGGACGACCTGTCCCCGGGCTCCGAGCCGCGCCGGCTGGACGTCCGGCTGAGCGGGCCGCGCGCCGGGCGGCGCCCGTACCAGGTGGCGGCGTCCCAGCACGTCGACGGGGTGTCGGTCGACGAGACGGGGCGGGCCAGTGCCGTCGTCGTACGCGGCAGCCTGTACTGGCTCACCCACCGGGACGGGCCGGCCCGCACCCTCACCGACACCCCGGGCGTCCGGGTGCGGTTGCCGGAGATGCTCGGCGGGAGCGGCCGGGTGGCGTACGTGACGGACGCGGAGGGCGAGGACGCGATCGAGATCGCCTCCCTGCCCCGGGCGAGCGGCGACCGGGCACCCCGCAGGCTGGCCCGGGGCGCGCTGGGCCGGGTGCGCGAGCTGGTCTCGGACCCGGAGGGCGAACTGCTGGCGGTCGCCTCGCACGACGGGCGACTGCTCCTCGTCGACGTCACGGAGGACTCGGCCGACGAGTCCGGCTCGGCCGGTGAGGTCACCGAGCTGATCCGGTCGATCAACGGGCCCGTGCGCGACCTCGCGTTCTCCCCGGACGGGGCGTGGCTGACCTGGTCGCACCCGGGCATCGGGCGGACGCTGCGGCAGATCAAACTGGCCCGGATCCAGGACCGTTTCGTCGTCGACGTCACCAACGGCCGCTTCGAGGACGAGAACCCGGTCTTCACCCGCGACGGCCGCTACCTCGCCTTCCTGTCCTGGCGCGGCTTCGACCCCGTCTACGACGTGCACACCGGCGACCTGTCCTTCCCGCTGGGCTGCCGCCCCTACCTCGTGCCGCTGTCCTCGGCGACGCCCTCCCCCTTCGCGGTGAACCCGGAGGGCCGCCCGGCCGCCGGGGGCCTGGACCCGGTGGAGGACGACGAGAACGGCGACAGCGGGGCCGTCACCGTCGAGGTCGAGGGCCTGGAGAGCCGGGTCACGCCCTTCCCGGTGGCCGCGTCCAAGTACTCGGCGCTGCACCCGGTGGCGGGCGGCGGCCTGGTCTGGCTGCGCTGGCCGATCTCGGGCGCGCTGGGCGAGACGTTCGCCAACCCGGACGACACCAGCGGCCGGCCGACCCTGGAGCACTTCGGCATCACCAAGGCCAAGAAGTCCGAACTCGCCCAGCACCTCGACTGGTTCGCGGTCAGCGGCGACGGCAGCCGGCTGGTGATCGTCGACGAGGGCGAGCTGCGCGCGGTGCCGTCCCACGAGCCGGGCGACGCCGACTCGACGGTGTGGATCGACGCGCGCCGCATCCTGCACACGGTCGACCCGGCGGCGGAGTGGCGGCAGGCGTACGAGGAGGCCGGGCGGCTGATCCGGGCCTACTTCTGGGATCCGGGCATGTGCGGCATCGACTGGGACGGGGTGCTGGACCAGTACCGTCCGCTGGTCGAACGGGTCGCGTCCCCGGACGAGTTCGCGGACCTGCTGCGCGAGGTGCTGGGCGAGCTGGGCACCTCCCACGCGTACGTCTCCCCCGCCCGGCGCAACGAGGGCCCGCCGCACTACCAGCGCCGGCAGGGCCTGCTGGGCGCCAACTTCGTACGCCGGGACGGCGGCTGGGTGGTCAGGCGGATCCTGCCCGGCGACTCCTCCGACTCCAAGGCCCGCTCCCCGCTGGCCGGTACGGGCATCCGGGAGGGCGCGCTCCTCACCCATGTCGACGGCCGCCCGGTGGATCCGGACGCGGGTCCGTACCCGCTGCTGGCCGGT
This genomic stretch from Streptomyces sp. Go-475 harbors:
- a CDS encoding S41 family peptidase; amino-acid sequence: MTYLRLPHLHDDLLCFVAEDDLWLAPLDGPGRAWRLTVDRTKAGHPRFSPDGRHLAYTSWRSLVPEVHLVPVDGGPGRQVSHWGSADTRVCGWTPDGEILAVASHGEPFSYFTWAYKVSPDGDPGRKLPWGPVSDIQVADLDGERRTLLLTGTPPHEPAAWKRYRGGATGRLWLHGERLLEGLGGHLHSPLFVGGRIAFLSDHEGVGNLYSCAYDGSDLRRHTDHDAFYARHAASDGTRVVYQCAGDLWLVDDLSPGSEPRRLDVRLSGPRAGRRPYQVAASQHVDGVSVDETGRASAVVVRGSLYWLTHRDGPARTLTDTPGVRVRLPEMLGGSGRVAYVTDAEGEDAIEIASLPRASGDRAPRRLARGALGRVRELVSDPEGELLAVASHDGRLLLVDVTEDSADESGSAGEVTELIRSINGPVRDLAFSPDGAWLTWSHPGIGRTLRQIKLARIQDRFVVDVTNGRFEDENPVFTRDGRYLAFLSWRGFDPVYDVHTGDLSFPLGCRPYLVPLSSATPSPFAVNPEGRPAAGGLDPVEDDENGDSGAVTVEVEGLESRVTPFPVAASKYSALHPVAGGGLVWLRWPISGALGETFANPDDTSGRPTLEHFGITKAKKSELAQHLDWFAVSGDGSRLVIVDEGELRAVPSHEPGDADSTVWIDARRILHTVDPAAEWRQAYEEAGRLIRAYFWDPGMCGIDWDGVLDQYRPLVERVASPDEFADLLREVLGELGTSHAYVSPARRNEGPPHYQRRQGLLGANFVRRDGGWVVRRILPGDSSDSKARSPLAGTGIREGALLTHVDGRPVDPDAGPYPLLAGAGGTTVELTFSPAEGAGPPRRVAVVPLVDERPLRYQDWVAKRRAVVRELSGGRCGYLHIPDMGGSGWAQFNRDLRMEVSRPALIVDVRGNAGGHISELVIETLSRTILGWDLTRDAQPVSYTSNAPRGPVVALADEATSSDGDMITAAFKLLKLGPVVGQRTWGGVVGMTGRHELGDGTVITVPMNAAWFDAYGWSVENKGVAPDIDVLRTPLDWAEGRHAQLTDAVELALGLLETNPPATPPTYSDVPDRSRPKLPPRA